Proteins from a single region of Hordeum vulgare subsp. vulgare chromosome 6H, MorexV3_pseudomolecules_assembly, whole genome shotgun sequence:
- the LOC123404244 gene encoding uncharacterized protein LOC123404244: MYNPLELGMLSDRPSARCRPGRTRRRGTHFHRIGGLGNHVGAFLSVSSSTWSLRSSGAALRPTLPRCRKGVLWLLPLVAAPRGLRHLLRPDLVEPVLWVIHRFTLLHVHMGGGGDDPTCRVATQCPCPCSSPATVSLMR, encoded by the exons ATGTATAATCCGCTCGAGCTCGGCATGCTCTCGGACCGACCCAGTGCTCGGTGCCGACCGGGAAGAACGCGGAGGCGTGGGACTCATTTCCACCGGATCGGCGGCCTTGGCAATCACGTCGGCGCCTTCCTCTCCGTCTCGTCCAGCACTTGGAGCCTCCGCTCGTCCGGGGCTGCACTGCGTCCTACCCTGCCTAGGTGCCGGAAGGGCGTCTTGTGGTTGCTGCCGTTAGTTGCTGCACCGAGAGGTCTCCGTCACCTGCTACGGCCAGATCTAGTCGAACCTGTCCTATGGGTTATCCACCGCTTCACTCTTCTTCACGTGCACATGGGCGGAGGAGGCGACGACCCGACCTGCCGAGTAGCTACACAATGCCCCTGCCCCTGCTCTTCTCCAGCAACAGTCTCCCTTATGCG CTGA